A genomic stretch from Kribbella amoyensis includes:
- a CDS encoding FtsK/SpoIIIE domain-containing protein: MDLNLTTVEQQGTRRTDRVVKLPRGLSVGALAESLGSPGQALFVGRRKLNPAAPLAGSGVRDGGVLGIGAPADTPDLLQRPAGPVPVTVELHAVSGPDAGRIWRIGPGSHEIGSDPLCAIRLNGSGVPPRGLWITVGPAGETYWHQTEPMNGKVMSRLIGPPDDDAATSAIRVKDLANPAADERSPAIDPGESPVGQINEWLPEEDLSVGSVLLRCSGSLEPVAAVRFSDDGFGLDYNRPPRIAPHLDDEKLRLPTAPTPPPKRPFPWPIVIAPVVLGMVMVWLLNSYYFLVFTMLSPLMMGMNFFSGRKNNRAEHLEAIRRYNARKAALEEEISDAVARERLIRNVTAPDPVRIAQLATMPGSRLWERRRSDPDYLLLRLGTADQPSLKELDDQSREENHRTIRWTIPDAPVAVPLRGHGVIGIAGRDAESRSLSRWMVIQAAVMHSPRMLRIVVLAEPDRADDWNWVRWLPHLRPEGAPAAVLIANDDATTTARVTELISQVQGRQRRIEASGRNAPLSDPEVVVIADGARRLRDVPGFIQVLTDGPSVGVYSICLDRDERLLPEECGAVLATGLQHLTVKRPGLPDQKNVRIDLVTAEWCEQIARALAPIRDVSPDHDAGLPKRVKLLDELDLEPPTAETLVGRWQRRPASTAFVLGADFDGRLAVDLVADGPHGLIAGTTGSGKSELLQTMVASLAAVNRPDELTFVLVDYKGGSAFKECAGLPHTLGMVTDLDTHLVERVLESLEAELRRRERILAAADAKDLPDYQAKRVLDPELARLPRLVLIIDEFAAMVREIPDFVPGLIGIAQRGRSLGIHLILATQRPGGVVTGDIRANTNLRIALRVTDPAESQDVVDVNEAASINPSIPGRAVIRRGPRLADLFQTAWVGAERDLADDLVEQGPVEPSNVHVTDLDWASLGKAVQLDDLPVIEDAAPTGPAVTDLNALVEAIRQAAEQLDDFTPQPQPWRPALKEQMLLSELPDTSHQALFAPYALEDLPALQQQRVAGVDFETFGHLYVIGAPRTGRTQMLRTLAGSAAKNIGVADLHIYGLDAAGGGLAVLEALPHCGAVASRHDMERMSRVLRRLNQEITERQELAGKHNATGLTELRKALPKADRPAHILVLIDGWDALAATLDDHDQGQMLQDVIRLLREGAGVGVHCVMTSERSLLGGRLASHNDHKLLLRQAERTDYQAAGLRLTKVPAHVNAGRGWHVLTGSETQVAVLAEGGGAAQVEAIREIAVAARKRDAKVPAARRPIPVAELPTSVEFSAAYDLVPADDRRPLWGLIGLGGDDAGPLGVDLSGVASSFAVLGPPGSGRSNTLSCLAVSLLAGGTSLVLITPRESQLRMLERHPQVVLMSDSDPGEDVLRSTLDQISGPKVVLIDDADLLMSAAADRVLKEIIVSGRDNGVGLVFAASTDGFQSGMGGWPTAARRARRGVVTEPRSFGDGDLIGVRLNHNITRAAPRTGRAWTTGPGSTPVAVQLPLTTLRV, translated from the coding sequence GTGGACCTGAACCTCACCACCGTCGAGCAGCAGGGCACCCGGCGGACCGACCGGGTGGTCAAGCTCCCGCGCGGGCTCTCCGTCGGCGCCCTCGCCGAAAGCCTGGGCAGCCCGGGCCAGGCGTTGTTCGTGGGCCGCCGGAAGCTCAACCCGGCCGCGCCGCTGGCCGGGTCCGGGGTCCGGGACGGCGGTGTCCTCGGGATCGGTGCCCCCGCCGACACGCCCGACCTGCTGCAACGACCGGCCGGGCCCGTCCCGGTCACCGTCGAGCTGCACGCGGTCTCCGGTCCGGACGCGGGCCGGATCTGGCGGATCGGGCCCGGCAGCCACGAGATCGGGTCCGACCCGCTCTGCGCGATCCGGCTGAACGGCTCCGGCGTACCGCCGCGTGGGCTGTGGATCACGGTCGGGCCGGCCGGTGAGACGTACTGGCACCAGACCGAGCCGATGAACGGCAAGGTGATGAGCCGGCTGATCGGGCCGCCCGACGACGACGCCGCGACCAGCGCGATCCGGGTCAAGGACCTGGCGAACCCGGCCGCCGACGAGCGATCACCCGCGATCGACCCGGGGGAGAGCCCGGTCGGCCAGATCAACGAGTGGCTGCCGGAGGAGGACCTCTCGGTCGGCTCGGTGTTGTTGCGGTGCAGCGGTTCGCTGGAGCCGGTGGCCGCGGTCCGGTTCTCCGACGACGGGTTCGGGCTGGACTACAACCGGCCACCGCGGATCGCGCCGCACCTGGACGACGAGAAGCTGCGGCTGCCGACCGCGCCGACCCCACCGCCGAAGCGGCCGTTCCCGTGGCCGATCGTGATCGCACCGGTGGTGCTCGGCATGGTGATGGTCTGGCTGCTGAACTCGTACTACTTCCTGGTCTTCACGATGCTGAGCCCGCTGATGATGGGGATGAACTTCTTCAGCGGCCGGAAGAACAACCGGGCCGAGCACCTGGAGGCGATCCGCCGGTACAACGCCCGGAAGGCGGCGCTGGAGGAGGAGATCAGCGACGCGGTCGCCCGGGAACGCCTGATCCGCAACGTGACCGCGCCGGACCCGGTCCGGATCGCCCAGCTCGCCACGATGCCGGGCAGCCGGTTGTGGGAGCGCCGCCGGTCCGACCCCGACTACCTGCTGCTCCGGCTCGGTACCGCCGACCAGCCGTCGCTGAAGGAGTTGGACGACCAGAGCCGTGAGGAGAACCACCGGACGATCCGGTGGACCATCCCGGACGCGCCGGTCGCTGTTCCGCTGCGGGGACACGGCGTCATCGGGATCGCCGGGCGGGATGCGGAATCCCGCTCGCTCAGCCGCTGGATGGTGATCCAGGCCGCGGTGATGCACTCGCCGCGGATGCTGCGCATCGTCGTCCTGGCCGAGCCGGACCGCGCCGACGACTGGAACTGGGTCCGCTGGTTGCCGCATCTTCGGCCGGAAGGCGCGCCCGCGGCGGTCCTGATCGCGAACGACGACGCCACCACGACGGCCCGGGTCACCGAGCTGATCTCCCAGGTCCAGGGCCGGCAGCGCCGGATCGAGGCGTCCGGCCGGAACGCGCCGCTGTCCGACCCGGAGGTCGTCGTGATCGCCGACGGGGCCCGCCGGCTGCGCGACGTCCCGGGGTTCATCCAGGTTCTGACCGACGGCCCGTCCGTCGGGGTGTACAGCATCTGCCTGGACCGGGACGAGCGGCTGCTGCCCGAGGAATGCGGCGCGGTCCTCGCGACCGGGCTGCAGCACCTGACCGTGAAGCGGCCCGGCCTTCCGGACCAGAAGAACGTGCGCATCGACCTGGTCACCGCCGAGTGGTGCGAGCAGATCGCCCGGGCGCTGGCCCCGATCCGCGACGTCAGCCCGGACCACGACGCCGGTCTGCCCAAGCGGGTCAAGCTGCTGGACGAGCTGGACCTGGAGCCGCCGACCGCGGAGACGCTGGTCGGCCGCTGGCAGCGCCGCCCGGCGAGTACGGCGTTCGTGCTGGGCGCCGACTTCGACGGCCGGCTCGCGGTGGACCTGGTGGCCGACGGCCCGCACGGCCTGATCGCGGGGACCACCGGGTCCGGCAAGTCGGAGCTGCTGCAGACCATGGTCGCGTCGCTGGCGGCCGTCAACCGGCCGGACGAGCTGACCTTCGTCCTGGTCGACTACAAGGGCGGCAGCGCGTTCAAGGAGTGTGCCGGTTTGCCGCACACCCTGGGCATGGTGACCGACCTCGACACCCACCTGGTGGAGCGGGTGCTCGAGTCCCTCGAGGCCGAGCTGCGCCGCCGGGAGCGGATCCTCGCCGCGGCCGACGCCAAGGACCTGCCCGACTACCAGGCCAAGCGGGTCCTGGATCCGGAGCTCGCCCGGCTGCCGCGGCTGGTGCTGATCATCGACGAGTTCGCCGCGATGGTGCGCGAGATCCCCGACTTCGTCCCCGGGCTGATCGGTATCGCCCAGCGCGGCCGCTCGCTCGGCATCCACCTGATCCTGGCGACCCAGCGGCCCGGTGGTGTCGTCACCGGCGACATCCGGGCGAACACCAACCTGCGGATCGCCCTGCGGGTGACCGATCCGGCCGAGAGCCAGGACGTCGTCGACGTCAACGAGGCGGCCTCTATCAACCCGTCGATCCCCGGCCGGGCCGTGATCCGGCGCGGACCCCGGCTGGCCGACCTGTTCCAGACCGCCTGGGTCGGCGCCGAACGCGATCTCGCCGACGACCTGGTCGAGCAGGGTCCGGTCGAGCCGTCGAACGTGCACGTCACCGATCTCGACTGGGCGTCGCTCGGCAAGGCCGTCCAGCTCGACGACCTGCCGGTGATCGAGGACGCGGCCCCGACCGGTCCCGCGGTCACCGACCTGAACGCGCTGGTCGAGGCGATCCGGCAGGCGGCCGAGCAACTGGACGACTTCACGCCCCAGCCACAACCGTGGCGGCCGGCGCTCAAGGAGCAGATGCTGCTGTCGGAGCTGCCGGACACGAGCCACCAGGCGCTGTTCGCGCCGTACGCGCTGGAAGACCTGCCCGCGTTGCAGCAGCAGCGGGTCGCCGGGGTCGACTTCGAGACCTTCGGCCACCTGTACGTGATCGGGGCCCCGCGCACCGGCCGGACCCAGATGCTGCGCACCCTGGCCGGGTCCGCGGCGAAGAACATCGGGGTCGCCGATCTGCACATCTACGGGCTCGACGCGGCCGGCGGCGGTCTGGCCGTACTCGAGGCGCTGCCGCACTGTGGAGCCGTCGCGTCCCGGCACGACATGGAGCGCATGAGCCGCGTCCTGCGCCGGCTCAACCAGGAGATCACCGAGCGCCAGGAGCTGGCCGGCAAGCACAACGCCACCGGCCTGACCGAGCTGCGCAAGGCCCTGCCGAAGGCAGACCGCCCGGCGCACATCCTGGTCCTGATCGACGGCTGGGACGCGTTGGCGGCGACGCTGGACGACCACGACCAGGGCCAGATGCTGCAGGACGTCATCCGGTTGCTGCGCGAGGGCGCGGGCGTCGGCGTCCACTGTGTGATGACCTCGGAACGCTCCCTGCTCGGCGGGCGGCTGGCTTCGCACAACGACCACAAACTGCTGCTGCGCCAGGCCGAGCGGACCGACTACCAGGCGGCCGGCCTCCGGCTCACCAAGGTCCCCGCGCACGTGAACGCCGGTCGCGGCTGGCACGTCCTGACCGGCTCCGAGACCCAGGTCGCGGTCCTGGCCGAAGGCGGCGGAGCCGCGCAGGTGGAGGCGATCCGCGAGATCGCCGTCGCGGCCAGGAAGCGGGACGCGAAGGTCCCGGCGGCACGGCGCCCGATCCCGGTCGCCGAACTGCCGACGTCGGTGGAGTTCTCGGCCGCGTACGACCTGGTCCCGGCCGACGACCGGCGACCGTTGTGGGGTCTGATCGGGCTCGGTGGCGACGACGCCGGTCCGCTCGGCGTCGACCTGTCCGGGGTCGCGTCGTCGTTCGCGGTCCTCGGGCCCCCTGGGTCGGGCCGGAGCAACACGCTGTCCTGTCTGGCCGTCTCGCTGCTGGCCGGTGGGACGTCGCTGGTCCTGATCACCCCGCGGGAGAGCCAGCTGCGCATGCTCGAACGGCATCCGCAGGTGGTGCTGATGAGTGACTCCGATCCCGGCGAGGACGTGCTCCGCTCGACCCTCGACCAGATCAGCGGTCCCAAGGTCGTCCTGATCGACGACGCCGACCTGCTCATGTCGGCCGCGGCGGACCGGGTCCTCAAGGAGATCATCGTCTCCGGCCGGGACAACGGCGTCGGGCTCGTCTTCGCCGCTTCCACGGACGGCTTCCAGTCCGGCATGGGCGGCTGGCCGACCGCGGCTCGACGGGCCCGCCGCGGCGTGGTCACCGAGCCCCGCTCCTTCGGCGACGGCGACCTGATCGGGGTACGCCTGAACCACAACATCACCCGGGCCGCCCCGCGGACCGGCCGGGCCTGGACCACCGGACCCGGTTCCACGCCGGTCGCCGTCCAGCTCCCGCTCACCACGTTGCGCGTCTGA
- a CDS encoding sigma-70 family RNA polymerase sigma factor, producing MHAIELCLAERDSLRRYVKSLVGWDTFAVEDVVQETLMRAWQQAETLDWESRPIRMWLFRVARNLVVDLHRRERRAVPSGLCEAEFATTISAPDPAERVTDRHVLVDALRRLSPAHREVIVRVHLRGQPGEVVATALGVPLGTVKSRTHTAVRALRADLLRRDWGEAAA from the coding sequence ATGCATGCGATCGAGCTCTGTCTGGCCGAACGCGACAGCCTGCGCCGCTACGTGAAGAGCCTGGTCGGCTGGGACACGTTCGCTGTCGAGGACGTGGTCCAGGAGACCCTGATGCGCGCCTGGCAGCAGGCCGAGACGCTGGACTGGGAGAGCCGGCCGATCCGGATGTGGCTGTTCCGGGTCGCCCGCAACCTGGTCGTCGACCTGCACCGCCGGGAGCGGCGCGCGGTCCCGAGCGGTCTGTGCGAGGCCGAGTTCGCGACCACCATCAGCGCGCCGGACCCGGCCGAGCGGGTCACCGACCGGCACGTCCTGGTCGACGCGCTCCGGCGGCTGTCCCCCGCGCACCGCGAGGTGATCGTCCGGGTCCACCTGCGCGGCCAGCCCGGCGAGGTCGTCGCCACCGCCCTCGGAGTACCGCTCGGCACCGTGAAGTCGCGGACCCACACCGCGGTCCGCGCGTTGCGCGCCGACCTGTTGCGCCGCGACTGGGGCGAGGCCGCTGCATGA
- a CDS encoding 1,4-dihydroxy-2-naphthoyl-CoA synthase, with protein MTEDVQISELFDPSAWKAVDGFDLTDITYHRAVDAGVVRIAFNRPEVRNAFRPRTVDELYRVLDHARMSSDVGCVLLTGNGPSPRDGGWAFCSGGDQRIRGKDGYKYAEGTTADTIDPAKAGRLHILEVQRLIRFMPKVVICVVPGWAAGGGHSLHVVADLTLASAEHARFKQTDADVASFDGGFGSAYLARQVGQKFAREIFFLGDEYSAEDAHRMGMVNKVVPHAELEAVALDWGRKICAKSPTAQRMLKYAFNLVDDGLVGQQLFAGEATRLAYGTDEAAEGRDSFLEKRPADWSGFPYAF; from the coding sequence GTGACCGAGGACGTACAGATCTCCGAGTTGTTCGACCCGTCGGCGTGGAAGGCGGTCGACGGCTTCGACCTGACCGACATCACGTACCACCGCGCGGTCGACGCCGGCGTGGTCCGGATCGCCTTCAACCGGCCCGAGGTACGCAACGCCTTCCGGCCGAGGACCGTCGACGAGCTGTACCGCGTGCTCGACCACGCGCGGATGTCGAGCGACGTCGGCTGCGTGCTGCTCACCGGCAACGGCCCCTCCCCGCGGGACGGCGGCTGGGCGTTCTGCTCCGGCGGTGACCAGCGGATCCGCGGCAAGGACGGGTACAAGTACGCCGAGGGCACGACCGCCGACACGATCGACCCGGCGAAGGCGGGCCGGCTGCACATCCTCGAGGTGCAGCGGCTGATCCGCTTCATGCCGAAGGTGGTCATCTGCGTCGTCCCGGGGTGGGCCGCCGGCGGTGGGCACAGCCTGCACGTGGTCGCCGACCTCACCCTCGCCTCCGCCGAACACGCCCGCTTCAAGCAGACCGACGCGGACGTGGCCTCGTTCGACGGCGGCTTCGGCTCGGCGTACCTGGCCCGTCAGGTCGGGCAGAAGTTCGCCCGCGAGATCTTCTTCCTGGGCGACGAGTACTCCGCCGAGGACGCGCACCGGATGGGCATGGTCAACAAGGTCGTCCCGCACGCCGAGCTCGAGGCGGTCGCGCTGGACTGGGGCCGGAAGATCTGCGCCAAGTCGCCGACCGCGCAGCGGATGCTGAAGTACGCGTTCAACCTGGTCGACGACGGCCTGGTCGGGCAGCAGCTGTTCGCCGGCGAGGCGACCCGGCTGGCGTACGGCACCGACGAGGCCGCCGAGGGCCGCGACTCCTTCCTGGAGAAGCGCCCGGCCGACTGGTCCGGGTTCCCGTACGCCTTCTAG
- a CDS encoding RICIN domain-containing protein, whose translation MRPPRFARSRRSDGPGSTRFAKTFARRPLTPRVTSLPDRRAWMTTAFVTTFVAGAAVAVPILTHLGGGKSDTIVSVDAPLTSRTTTTPTATPTSTPTTGPEVTRTTTVTGEPRVSVATATVTVTAPGGQETVVRPGTTVTLPPTTTTVTAPGKPLPPPAPLTATTTVTTKVTEKVEQPQPMVQKDPDGVQPMPNAPARLRSDGAARCVDVKDGRAGAGTDGTPLQVWDCHDAGGQIWSFKTDGTVRALDQCMDLAWGSIAENTPVQLVACNGSAAQQFRITNSNELVNPAATGKCVTVDGGDNGKRLFLRTCTGAESQKWHRNATDADRKIGAQGN comes from the coding sequence GTGCGGCCTCCTCGATTCGCCCGGTCCCGCCGGTCCGACGGTCCGGGCTCGACCCGGTTCGCCAAGACGTTCGCCCGCCGTCCGCTGACGCCCCGGGTGACGTCGCTGCCCGACCGGCGGGCCTGGATGACGACGGCCTTCGTCACCACCTTCGTGGCGGGCGCGGCCGTCGCCGTCCCGATCCTGACCCACCTCGGCGGCGGGAAGTCGGACACGATCGTCAGCGTGGACGCGCCGCTCACCTCACGAACCACCACCACCCCGACCGCCACGCCCACCAGCACGCCGACCACCGGCCCGGAGGTGACCAGGACCACGACCGTGACCGGGGAGCCGCGCGTGTCGGTGGCGACCGCGACCGTGACGGTGACCGCGCCGGGCGGCCAGGAGACCGTGGTCCGGCCCGGCACCACCGTGACGTTGCCGCCGACAACCACCACGGTGACCGCGCCGGGCAAGCCGTTGCCGCCGCCGGCGCCGCTGACCGCGACCACGACGGTGACCACCAAGGTGACCGAGAAGGTCGAGCAACCGCAGCCGATGGTGCAGAAGGACCCCGACGGCGTGCAGCCGATGCCGAACGCGCCGGCCAGGTTGCGCAGCGACGGCGCCGCGCGGTGCGTGGACGTGAAGGACGGCCGGGCCGGTGCCGGGACCGACGGCACCCCGTTGCAGGTCTGGGACTGCCACGACGCCGGTGGCCAGATCTGGTCGTTCAAGACCGACGGCACCGTCCGCGCGCTGGACCAGTGCATGGACCTGGCCTGGGGCTCGATCGCCGAGAACACCCCGGTCCAGCTGGTCGCCTGCAACGGCAGCGCCGCCCAGCAGTTCCGGATCACCAACTCCAACGAGCTGGTCAACCCGGCCGCGACCGGCAAGTGCGTCACCGTGGACGGCGGCGACAACGGCAAGCGGCTCTTCCTCCGCACCTGCACCGGCGCCGAGAGCCAGAAGTGGCACCGGAACGCGACCGACGCCGACCGCAAGATCGGCGCCCAGGGCAACTGA